In Rubrivirga marina, the following are encoded in one genomic region:
- the nusB gene encoding transcription antitermination factor NusB, with the protein MSQPPRLSKRRQVRERVLQALYAYEASGDSVDHVLATIIRPAFEGDRTYLRFAERLFLKAADARTEADVLIDRHVENWDLSRIARTDRFVLWIAIAEFLYFEDIPPKVTLNEALEVARAFGTDNSPAFVNGVLDAVLRELRDSDRMKKSGRGLVESSNRSDSA; encoded by the coding sequence GTGTCCCAGCCGCCCCGTCTGAGCAAGCGCCGCCAAGTCCGCGAGCGCGTCCTCCAGGCCCTGTACGCCTACGAGGCCAGCGGCGACTCGGTGGACCACGTCCTGGCGACGATCATCCGGCCCGCGTTCGAGGGTGATCGGACGTACCTCCGCTTCGCCGAGCGCCTATTCCTGAAGGCCGCCGACGCCCGGACCGAGGCCGACGTCCTCATCGACCGGCACGTCGAGAACTGGGACCTCAGCCGGATCGCTCGGACCGACCGGTTCGTCCTCTGGATCGCGATCGCGGAGTTCCTCTACTTCGAGGACATCCCGCCCAAGGTGACGCTCAACGAGGCGCTCGAGGTGGCCCGAGCGTTTGGGACCGACAACAGCCCGGCGTTCGTCAACGGCGTGCTCGACGCGGTTCTCCGCGAGCTCCGTGACTCCGACCGGATGAAGAAGTCGGGCCGCGGCCTCGTCGAGTCGAGCAACCGGAGCGACAGCGCCTAG
- a CDS encoding DNA internalization-related competence protein ComEC/Rec2, with translation MPLAPPPPPLRLATRPALALAALVAGGIGLGRLVSGVDPMTWAVGGLAVVSLAVGYVVVTRRRLVSLGPVALALAVGGAALTLGAARDAASRTARPDGIERIAEAAWEADSLGDRAPITVWATVLDAPEATWSIRFTAAVDSAARGDTHGVVRGRVLVSLLVGDAGAVYPVLRPGDRVRLTGRLERLPRRRNPAQFDYGAYLRRQGVGAMLTVESEADAAFLAPSRQPTDRIANGVRVHIETALARHVQDAEVRALLRALLLADRSGIEAGTLDAFRETGLMHLLAVSGLHVGLVGLTLYVLLKPLLGRLGVRRRRLEAARAIATLAVLAVYVVVAGASVSIVRAFVMVALVIAGRALDRRSDTLNALGIAAFLLLVHRPAALFDVGFQLSFGAVFALVTLTPLLTSAVPERVRQSKSGTFVVGSIVTSVAATIGTAPALLYHFGRLPIGGLVLNVVAIPLTAATLGAGLGCALTAWVPPLAATFGALATATGGLLLGTTEAGADTLGGIAYDGFLDSASVLIALLLGIAIMALWRRPVARTRLALAALGCLAIGTWTGFATGDGRPALDAVFLDVGQGDATLLSTPGGRHVLIDAGLKSPYVDEGKRTILPHLERFGIARLDALVLTHADADHVGGARSVLEHAEVGRLIVNGQDGTTDLWTSVLHVADSLGVPVQAVKAGDTLAVDPAIRLRVLGPGGPMDSPNDASVVLLAEYGATRWLLTGDAEVAGEAALVRRFGEHLEVDVVKVGHHGSRTSSTPALVRAARQPEFAVVSVARRNRYGLPNEEPIARWTAAGAAVLHTSTEGAVWLRSNGEAVERIDWRRE, from the coding sequence ATGCCGCTCGCGCCTCCTCCCCCGCCGCTCCGCCTCGCGACCCGGCCTGCCCTCGCGCTGGCGGCGCTCGTCGCGGGGGGCATCGGCCTCGGCCGCCTCGTCTCTGGCGTCGACCCGATGACGTGGGCCGTCGGCGGGCTCGCCGTCGTCAGCCTCGCGGTGGGCTACGTGGTCGTCACGCGTCGGCGCCTCGTGTCGCTCGGACCGGTCGCGCTGGCGCTTGCCGTCGGCGGAGCCGCACTGACCCTCGGCGCGGCCCGCGACGCGGCGTCGCGAACGGCACGCCCCGACGGCATCGAGCGCATCGCCGAAGCGGCGTGGGAGGCCGACAGCCTGGGCGACCGGGCGCCGATCACGGTCTGGGCGACGGTCCTCGACGCGCCGGAAGCGACGTGGTCGATCCGCTTCACCGCCGCTGTGGACTCGGCGGCCCGAGGCGACACGCACGGCGTGGTGAGAGGCCGGGTCCTGGTCTCACTCCTCGTCGGCGACGCGGGCGCCGTCTACCCCGTCCTCCGCCCCGGCGACCGCGTGCGCCTCACTGGACGCCTCGAACGTTTGCCCAGGCGTCGCAACCCGGCGCAGTTCGACTACGGTGCGTACCTCCGCCGCCAGGGCGTCGGCGCGATGCTGACGGTGGAAAGTGAAGCCGACGCGGCCTTCCTCGCCCCGAGCCGCCAGCCGACGGACCGCATCGCCAACGGGGTCCGGGTCCACATCGAGACGGCGCTCGCCCGCCACGTCCAGGATGCCGAGGTCCGCGCGCTCTTGCGGGCGCTCCTCTTGGCCGACCGCAGCGGCATCGAGGCGGGCACCCTCGACGCGTTCCGAGAGACCGGCCTGATGCACCTGCTCGCCGTCTCGGGCTTGCACGTCGGCCTCGTCGGGCTCACACTCTACGTGCTGCTGAAGCCGCTCCTCGGCCGCCTCGGGGTCCGGCGACGGCGACTCGAAGCGGCGCGCGCGATCGCGACGCTCGCGGTGCTGGCGGTGTACGTGGTCGTCGCGGGCGCGTCGGTCTCGATCGTCCGAGCGTTCGTGATGGTCGCCCTCGTGATCGCGGGACGCGCGCTCGACCGGCGATCCGACACACTCAACGCGCTCGGGATAGCGGCCTTTTTACTCCTCGTCCACCGTCCGGCCGCGCTGTTCGATGTCGGCTTCCAGCTGTCGTTCGGCGCCGTCTTCGCCCTCGTCACGCTCACGCCGCTGTTGACGTCGGCCGTTCCCGAACGGGTTCGCCAGTCGAAAAGCGGGACGTTCGTCGTCGGGTCGATCGTGACGTCGGTGGCCGCGACGATCGGGACGGCGCCAGCACTCCTCTACCACTTCGGGCGCCTGCCGATCGGCGGGCTCGTCCTCAACGTCGTCGCCATCCCGCTCACGGCGGCGACCCTCGGCGCCGGGCTCGGGTGTGCCTTGACGGCGTGGGTACCTCCGCTGGCGGCGACGTTCGGCGCGCTCGCGACGGCGACCGGCGGCCTCCTCCTCGGGACGACCGAGGCGGGCGCGGACACGCTCGGCGGCATCGCCTACGACGGCTTCCTCGACTCGGCCTCGGTGCTGATCGCGCTGTTGCTGGGCATTGCCATCATGGCACTCTGGCGTCGGCCGGTCGCCCGGACGCGGCTGGCGCTGGCGGCGCTCGGCTGCCTCGCCATCGGGACGTGGACGGGCTTCGCAACCGGCGACGGACGCCCCGCTCTCGACGCCGTGTTCCTCGACGTCGGCCAGGGCGACGCGACGCTCCTCTCGACGCCCGGCGGCCGCCACGTTCTGATCGATGCCGGCCTCAAGTCACCGTATGTCGACGAGGGCAAACGGACCATTCTTCCCCATCTCGAGAGGTTCGGCATCGCCCGCCTCGACGCGCTCGTGCTCACCCACGCCGACGCGGACCACGTCGGCGGCGCGCGGTCGGTCCTCGAACACGCCGAGGTCGGCCGGCTGATCGTCAACGGCCAGGACGGCACGACCGATCTCTGGACCAGCGTGCTCCATGTGGCCGACTCGCTCGGCGTGCCGGTCCAGGCTGTCAAAGCGGGGGATACGCTCGCAGTCGACCCGGCGATTAGGCTCCGCGTGCTCGGACCTGGCGGGCCGATGGACTCGCCGAACGACGCCTCCGTGGTCCTCCTCGCGGAGTACGGAGCGACCCGCTGGCTGCTGACCGGCGACGCCGAGGTCGCCGGCGAGGCCGCCCTCGTCCGTCGGTTCGGAGAGCACCTCGAAGTCGACGTCGTCAAGGTGGGCCACCACGGCTCGCGGACGTCCTCCACGCCCGCCCTGGTCCGAGCGGCACGCCAACCGGAGTTCGCTGTGGTCTCGGTCGCGCGCCGGAATCGCTACGGCCTGCCCAATGAGGAGCCGATTGCGCGTTGGACCGCGGCCGGCGCCGCCGTTCTCCACACGTCGACCGAGGGCGCGGTCTGGCTCCGCTCCAACGGTGAAGCCGTCGAACGCATCGACTGGCGCCGTGAGTGA
- a CDS encoding ROK family protein: MRIGIDLGGTKIEGLALLDDGTEAVRQRVETPRAYDATIEAISGLVEEIEREVGASGTVGVCIPGAIDAQTSTVKNANSTWLNGRPFRDDLSGRVGREVRMTNDANAFALSEASDGAGAGAEVVFGVILGTGVGGGIVVRGEVLDGANRIAGEWGHVPLPWPADRERPGPMCYCGKRGCIETFLSGPSFARDHEAHTGKALTTREIVERAEAGDADADARATLDRYVARLGRALGQLVTILDPDVVVLGGGMSNLPRLAERVETELKPWAFSDRVVTRVRRNVHGDSSGVRGAAWLWPLPG, from the coding sequence ATGCGCATCGGAATCGACCTCGGCGGCACCAAGATCGAAGGCCTCGCCCTCCTCGACGACGGCACCGAGGCGGTTCGCCAGCGCGTAGAGACCCCGCGGGCCTACGATGCGACCATCGAGGCCATCTCCGGGCTGGTGGAGGAGATCGAACGCGAGGTCGGGGCGAGCGGGACCGTCGGGGTCTGCATTCCGGGCGCCATCGACGCGCAGACGAGCACGGTCAAGAACGCCAACTCGACCTGGCTCAACGGCCGTCCGTTTCGCGACGACTTGAGCGGCCGCGTCGGTCGCGAGGTGCGGATGACGAACGACGCGAACGCCTTCGCTCTGTCGGAGGCCAGCGACGGGGCCGGCGCGGGCGCCGAGGTCGTGTTCGGCGTGATCCTCGGAACGGGCGTCGGCGGGGGGATCGTGGTGCGCGGCGAGGTTCTCGACGGTGCCAACCGGATCGCGGGCGAGTGGGGCCACGTCCCGCTGCCGTGGCCAGCGGACCGCGAGCGACCCGGCCCGATGTGCTACTGCGGCAAGCGTGGCTGCATCGAGACGTTCCTCTCCGGCCCGTCGTTCGCCCGCGACCACGAGGCCCACACGGGCAAGGCCCTCACGACGCGCGAGATTGTCGAGCGCGCGGAAGCCGGCGACGCCGACGCCGACGCCCGCGCCACGCTCGACCGCTACGTCGCCCGCCTCGGGCGTGCGCTGGGCCAGCTCGTGACGATCCTCGACCCCGACGTGGTCGTGCTCGGCGGCGGCATGTCGAACCTGCCCCGACTGGCAGAGCGTGTCGAGACCGAGTTGAAGCCGTGGGCGTTCTCGGATCGTGTCGTTACACGCGTCCGGCGAAACGTCCACGGCGATTCAAGCGGGGTGCGGGGAGCGGCCTGGCTGTGGCCTCTGCCCGGGTAA
- a CDS encoding sensor histidine kinase, with amino-acid sequence MITAADLRTIDVFSDQDEAALDWLASVAEEQTIAEGEKPFQRGARAEYLFAVVEGGVQIFTIQGEKRTLFGAIRPGEISGLLPYSRMETFAGEGLAIADSRIARIHQDHFTEMLARMPEVGKRLVARMTDRVRESSRTEVQREKMMSLGKLSAGLAHELNNPAAAIRRSVADLRARLEMMPKMVTRLTGHGLTPDQVEAARGALMTCTAPTPGTLTAVQRGEKEDELADWLDDHDVPHAYVVAEVLADEGVTTKALTHMAEHVDETALADVILWIEKGLAADRLLAEIERAAGRISDLVASVKGYTHRDQAPDRQRVDVHAGLDQTLTMLGHAIKVKNIHVARDYGDDVPEVCVFPGEINQVWTNLLDNAFDAIGEGGEVRLGTRVEGALVCVTIADDGPGIPADAQEQIFEPFFTTKEPGKGTGLGLDIARRIVMQHEGRITVESEPGRTVFEVCLPIDAPKASVTPLDALEGVEA; translated from the coding sequence ATGATCACCGCCGCCGACCTCCGCACGATCGACGTGTTTTCGGACCAGGACGAGGCCGCGCTCGACTGGCTGGCGTCGGTCGCCGAGGAGCAGACCATCGCGGAGGGCGAGAAGCCGTTCCAGCGCGGCGCGCGGGCCGAGTACCTGTTCGCCGTCGTCGAGGGCGGCGTACAGATCTTTACCATCCAGGGCGAGAAGCGGACCCTCTTCGGGGCGATCCGCCCCGGCGAGATCTCGGGCCTCCTCCCGTACTCGCGGATGGAGACGTTCGCCGGCGAGGGCCTCGCCATCGCCGACAGCCGGATCGCGCGGATCCACCAGGACCACTTCACCGAGATGCTCGCGCGGATGCCCGAGGTGGGCAAGCGGCTCGTCGCGCGCATGACCGACCGCGTGCGCGAATCGTCGCGGACGGAGGTCCAGCGCGAGAAGATGATGTCGCTCGGGAAGCTCTCAGCCGGGCTCGCCCACGAGCTCAACAACCCGGCCGCCGCCATCCGCCGCTCCGTGGCCGACCTCCGGGCCCGCCTCGAGATGATGCCGAAGATGGTGACGCGCCTCACCGGCCACGGCCTCACGCCCGACCAGGTCGAGGCCGCCCGCGGCGCGCTCATGACCTGCACCGCGCCCACGCCCGGCACGCTCACGGCTGTCCAGCGCGGCGAGAAGGAGGACGAGCTGGCCGACTGGCTCGACGACCACGACGTCCCTCACGCCTACGTCGTGGCCGAAGTGTTGGCCGACGAGGGCGTCACGACGAAGGCGCTCACCCACATGGCCGAGCACGTCGACGAGACCGCGCTCGCCGACGTGATCTTGTGGATTGAAAAGGGGTTGGCGGCCGACCGGCTCCTCGCCGAGATCGAGCGGGCCGCCGGCCGCATCTCCGACCTCGTGGCGTCGGTGAAGGGGTACACGCACCGCGACCAGGCCCCCGACCGCCAGCGGGTCGACGTCCACGCGGGCCTCGACCAGACGCTGACGATGCTCGGCCACGCCATCAAGGTCAAAAACATTCACGTCGCCCGCGACTACGGCGACGACGTCCCCGAGGTCTGTGTCTTCCCCGGAGAGATCAACCAGGTCTGGACGAACCTCCTCGACAACGCGTTCGACGCCATCGGCGAGGGCGGCGAGGTCCGCCTCGGCACGCGCGTGGAGGGGGCCCTGGTGTGCGTCACCATCGCCGACGACGGGCCGGGCATCCCGGCCGACGCGCAGGAGCAGATCTTCGAGCCGTTCTTCACCACCAAGGAGCCGGGCAAGGGGACGGGCCTGGGCCTCGACATCGCCCGGCGGATCGTGATGCAGCACGAGG
- a CDS encoding metallophosphoesterase family protein, producing the protein MAWYAIGDVHGCVRTLDALLDRLAEDAGGTLGSHDVLVFVGDYVDRGPSSPEVLDRMIEMETASVRGTGPCCVFLRGNHDQMMLDYAEGVGDADLWWVNGGHSTLAAYEARGDRRLPPEHVEFLRRTELVADGEGFAFVHAGLDTRKTVAQNIADPDPHIALWTRQHLDADLSKWEKPVVCGHTPVSEPIDTPHLIDIDTGAVFVHRPGLGRLTAVSLPDRRFLSVATVDDVSG; encoded by the coding sequence GTGGCGTGGTACGCGATCGGCGACGTCCACGGGTGCGTGCGCACGCTGGACGCCCTACTGGACCGTCTTGCGGAGGACGCCGGCGGGACGCTTGGCTCGCACGACGTGCTCGTGTTTGTGGGCGACTACGTGGACCGCGGCCCGTCGAGCCCGGAGGTCCTCGACCGGATGATCGAGATGGAGACGGCGTCGGTGCGGGGCACCGGCCCATGCTGCGTCTTCCTCCGCGGGAATCACGACCAGATGATGCTCGACTATGCGGAGGGCGTCGGCGACGCGGACCTCTGGTGGGTCAACGGCGGGCACTCGACGCTGGCGGCCTACGAGGCGCGCGGCGACCGTCGCCTTCCGCCCGAGCACGTCGAGTTCCTCCGCCGCACGGAGCTCGTCGCCGACGGGGAGGGCTTCGCGTTTGTCCACGCCGGACTCGACACGCGCAAGACGGTGGCCCAGAACATCGCCGATCCCGACCCGCACATCGCGCTCTGGACACGCCAACACCTCGACGCGGACCTCTCGAAGTGGGAGAAGCCGGTCGTCTGCGGCCACACGCCGGTCTCGGAGCCCATCGACACGCCGCATCTCATCGACATCGACACGGGGGCCGTGTTCGTCCACCGGCCCGGCCTCGGGCGGCTCACGGCCGTCTCGCTGCCCGACCGCCGGTTCCTGTCCGTCGCGACGGTCGACGACGTCTCCGGCTAG
- the ychF gene encoding redox-regulated ATPase YchF, with the protein MALRVGIVGLPNVGKSTLFNALSEAGAEAANYPFCTIEPNVGVVPVPDSRLDRLAELAGSAQILPAVIEFVDIAGLVAGASKGEGLGNQFLANIRETDAIAHVVRCFEDPNVVHVEGSVDPIRDIETIETELLLKDLETVSKRRERVAKSVKTGDKAAKMEADFLARLEDHLGDGLPARTLGVSDAEAPILRDQFLLTAKPVLYAANVGEGDLPDGNAYVEQVRERAEAEGAGVVVVSAEFEAQVAELDDEEKAEFLEAAGVEESGLDRLAQEAYALLGLITYFTAGPKEARAWQITRGMKAPQAAGVIHTDFEKGFIRAETIKFADYDRLGGESAARDAGVMRSEGKEYVVADGDVMLFRFNV; encoded by the coding sequence ATGGCGCTTCGCGTCGGCATCGTCGGGCTGCCCAACGTGGGCAAGAGCACCCTCTTCAACGCGCTCTCCGAGGCGGGCGCCGAGGCGGCGAACTACCCGTTCTGCACCATCGAGCCGAACGTCGGCGTCGTGCCCGTGCCGGACTCCCGGCTGGATCGGCTCGCGGAGCTCGCGGGCTCGGCCCAGATCCTCCCGGCCGTCATCGAGTTCGTCGACATCGCGGGGCTCGTGGCAGGCGCCTCGAAGGGGGAAGGGCTCGGCAACCAGTTTCTCGCCAACATCCGCGAGACGGACGCGATCGCCCATGTCGTCCGCTGTTTCGAGGATCCGAACGTGGTCCACGTCGAGGGCTCGGTCGACCCGATCCGCGACATCGAGACGATCGAGACGGAGCTTCTGCTGAAGGACCTCGAGACGGTCTCGAAGCGGCGCGAGCGCGTGGCGAAGTCGGTCAAGACGGGCGACAAGGCGGCCAAGATGGAAGCCGACTTCCTCGCTCGCCTCGAGGACCACCTCGGCGACGGCCTGCCGGCGCGGACGCTCGGCGTCTCCGATGCCGAGGCGCCGATCCTCCGCGACCAGTTTCTCCTGACGGCGAAGCCGGTCCTCTACGCCGCCAACGTCGGCGAAGGGGATTTGCCGGACGGGAACGCCTACGTCGAGCAGGTCCGCGAACGCGCCGAGGCGGAGGGCGCGGGCGTCGTGGTCGTCTCGGCCGAGTTCGAGGCGCAGGTCGCCGAGCTCGACGACGAGGAGAAGGCCGAATTCCTGGAGGCCGCGGGCGTCGAGGAGTCCGGCCTCGACCGGCTGGCGCAGGAGGCGTACGCGCTTCTCGGCCTGATCACGTACTTCACGGCCGGCCCGAAGGAGGCCCGCGCCTGGCAGATCACGCGCGGCATGAAGGCACCCCAGGCCGCAGGCGTCATCCACACCGACTTCGAGAAGGGCTTCATCCGCGCTGAGACCATCAAGTTCGCCGACTACGACCGCCTCGGCGGCGAGTCGGCCGCGCGTGACGCCGGCGTCATGCGGAGCGAGGGGAAAGAGTACGTCGTGGCGGACGGTGACGTGATGTTGTTCCGGTTCAACGTGTGA